One Panicum virgatum strain AP13 chromosome 9K, P.virgatum_v5, whole genome shotgun sequence genomic region harbors:
- the LOC120649401 gene encoding non-specific lipid transfer protein GPI-anchored 14-like codes for MALARGGRGSSSRAAAAALAAALAAAVLAGVASGDFAADRAECANQLMGLATCLTFVQDKATAVAPTRDCCAGLKQVVAASKKCMCVLVKDRDEPALGFKINVTRAMDLPSLCNYPATFSDCPKILGMSPDAPEAEIFKEYARKHESQNGTATIPAAATGAAGGKSATSSSPAGGAGAGSKPGAVVVYLASALVAFVSVLA; via the exons ATGGCCTTGGCACGCGGCGGCAGGGGGTCGTcatcccgggcggcggcggcggcgctggcggcggcgcttgccgcggCGGTGCTGGCGGGCGTGGCGAGCGGGGACTTCGCGGCGGACCGAGCGGAGTGCGCGAACCAGCTGATGGGCCTGGCGACGTGCCTGACGTTCGTGCAGGACaaggcgacggcggtggcgccgacGCGCGACTGCTGCGCGGGGCTCAAGCAGGTGGTGGCCGCCAGCAAGAAGTGCATGTGCGTGCTGGTCAAGGACCGCGACGAGCCGGCGTTGGGCTTCAAGATCAACGTCACCCGCGCCATGGACCTGCCCTCCCTCTGCAACTACCCCGCGACCTTCTCCGACTGCCCAA AGATTCTTGGGATGTCGCCGGACGCCCCCGAGGCGGAGATCTTCAAGGAGTACGCGAGGAAGCACGAGTCCCAGAACGGCACCGCCACCATACCCGCCGCTGCAACCG GTGCCGCGGGCGGGAAGAGCGCCAcgagctcgtcgccggcgggcggggccggcgccgggAGCAAGCCGGGCGCGGTCGTCGTCTACCTCGCGTCGGCGCTGGTCGCATTCGTCTCCGTCCTCGCGTGA
- the LOC120649402 gene encoding uncharacterized protein LOC120649402, producing MPSPRRPLASPCRGWVVLLLVPALLLLSSAAHSAEESTRVLRVGKELVGETMPLRHGRRVYRVDGLRPSAWYEVKISYPASIPSSFSIRLVDDPDDADWSSKNRKLLNTEKIIFKAEGSNPVYVLVTVEPEGVVAKPNVPERELALFNIVCDELVLGIPVFAWWVGIAALLCILLASLAPLVLPLHKLLNYEGSDLSKAVAAKMS from the exons ATGCCATCTCCGCGGCGGCCGCTCGCCTCGCCATGCCGCGGCtgggtcgtcctcctcctcgtaccggcgctgctgctgctctcctccGCTGCGCACAG CGCGGAGGAATCGACGAGGGTGCTTAGAGTCGGCAAGGAGCTGGTGGGGGAGACGATGCCGCTGCGCCACGGCCGGCGGGTCTACAGGGTCGACGGGCTGCGTCCGTCCGCGTGGTACGAAGTCAAGATCTCCTACCCGGCCTCC ATACCGTCCAGCTTTTCGATTCGGCTTGTGGACGATCCTGACGATGCGGACTGGAGCAGCAAGAACAGAAAGCTGCTCAACACGGAGAAGATAATTTTCAAGGCTGAGGGTAGCAACCCG GTTTATGTTCTTGTCACTGTGGAGCCTGAGGGTGTGGTGGCGAAACCAAATGTGCCAGAGAGAGAACTCGCTCTTTTTAACATCG TTTGCGATGAACTTGTGCTTGGGATCCCAGTTTTTGCGTGGTGGGTTGGAATCGCAGCACTACTCTGCATCTTGCTGGCGTCGCTGGCACCACTTGTTCTCCCGCTGCACAAGCTCCTCAACTATGAAGGCTCGGACCTGAGCAAAGCTGTTGCCGCGAAGATGTCATGA